Proteins from a single region of Chanodichthys erythropterus isolate Z2021 chromosome 13, ASM2448905v1, whole genome shotgun sequence:
- the LOC137034955 gene encoding paraneoplastic antigen Ma1 homolog, translated as MAFHSNPFIQEELSHWCEEAIVNEKHALLLLGVPANTDVSQIEEAVQRVKALGRVCVRDTKVGPSPSSLIVLCECCEVIDPTHMPIELQIGDEEETWKIVVSKKCETTSIGFADKFSSLLNGEGKTIKDVQELLSPLSSSAGSPESIIRAVGELLEKTVLPSSDTSAYRRLQIFSATIPIPSGDETMENWIEQARLMITECECSEKEKRRRIVESLKGPALEIIKAVRFSSPDASALQYIEALESTFGTSESGEDLYFAFRLLRQNQGIAE; from the coding sequence ATGGCTTTCCACAGTAACCCGTTCATCCAGGAAGAACTCTCTCACTGGTGCGAAGAGGCTATTGTCAATGAGAAACATGCTCTACTGCTGCTAGGGGTTCCTGCCAATACAGACGTGTCTCAGATTGAGGAAGCTGTGCAGAGAGTTAAAGCCCTTGGACGAGTATGTGTAAGAGACACTAAGGTGGGCCCTAGCCCCAGCAGTCTAATAGTCTTATGCGAGTGTTGCGAAGTAATTGACCCCACTCATATGCCCATAGAGCTGCAGATTGGAGATGAAGAGGAGACTTGGAAAATTGTTGTTTCTAAGAAATGTGAAACCACTAGTATTGGGTTTGCAGATAAGTTTTCAAGTTTGCTGAATGGAGAGGGAAAGACTATTAAGGATGTCCAGGAATTATTATCTCCTCTCAGTTCAAGTGCTGGCTCCCCTGAATCTATCATCCGTGCTGTGGGTGAACTTTTAGAGAAGACTGTGCTTCCATCTAGTGACACCAGTGCCTACAGAAGATTGCAAATTTTTTCAGCCACTATTCCTATTCCATCTGGAGATGAAACTATGGAGAATTGGATTGAACAAGCTCGCCTTATGATTACGGAATGTGAGTgctctgaaaaagaaaaaaggagaaGAATAGTGGAAAGTCTAAAGGGTCCCGCTCTAGAAATCATAAAAGCAGTTAGATTTTCCAGTCCTGATGCCAGTGCTCTTCAGTACATTGAAGCCTTGGAAAGTACCTTTGGAACATCTGAGTCTGGAGAGGATTTATACTTTGCTTTTCGACTCCTTCGTCAAAATCAGGGAATCGCAGAATAG